A window of Ammospiza caudacuta isolate bAmmCau1 chromosome 20, bAmmCau1.pri, whole genome shotgun sequence genomic DNA:
TCTCTTTGGTTTTGCACCTTGTTCGGAGCTCCCACACAGTCCCACCTGTCACAGAGAAACTTAAAAGGAGGCTCCCCCTACAGGGTCGCATCAGCAGGTCAGACTAAGTGTCAGCGTGACTTCATGGAGGgagggctgtggctgtgccaccCTGCAGACAAGGAGTCTGTCGGGACTGCAAACCCAACCACACAAGAAAGGGCTctggcagcattcccagcacaggaggaagTTCTCTCTGCCAGCAGGTCCTGGACAGGAGTTGGGCTGAACAGAGACTTGGCTGAGTTAAGGGAATCAGAAATAAGTGCCCATTGCTGAGGAATATTCACCCTGAGGCTCTTGGTGCTGGGTCAGCCTTGTGCACAGACAGAGCCCAAGCACTGCCTCACCCAGCGtgggcagctgaggaggagaggctgagcgaggagctccctgcccagagctgggacCCACCTGTAGGCATCAGAGAGGGTCAGGAAGCCAAACTCGCTGGTGCTGTAGATGATGAGATCCTCAGCCATCTTGCTGAGGTGGATCATCAGCAGGGTGGCAGCAGAGAGGAATTCCActgcagggaaggcaggagatCAGGAGGGGAAAAGGTGCTTGGACAAGCCAGGGAGCCCTGACTGGGGCTTTAGTTCCCACATTTCAGTCCTTTATTAAGGAAGGGAACAGGAAAGGTGTCAGGAGCTGCTTCCCCCCGTGctggaagctgtggctgtgcttaCCCACAAAGTCCCTCTCGCTGACAGCATCCATGCTGTTCAGGCTGATGGAAGCAAAGTCCAGCTCTGCAAGGAAGGGGATGGACACAGGAGCTCACACTGGCCCTGACAGGAGCCTGAATGCACCAGAGGAGGTGACTTTTTATCTATTCATTACCCTCCACCCCCTTGTTCAAGTGCTGCAACACATCCAAAATAGTATTAGGACAATGTGGTGAagcttcccaaaatcccagctaTTATGAGTAGTcgtttattattattttttattaaaaggatAACATTTACCACTGCACAGCAGCTGTCTGTCAATTCCCAGGGCATTTCCAGCCAGAGCTCCACTGCCAGGGGAAGAAAGAACCAGAAGTCACCCATGATATCCAAACTGATATCTGACCAAACTGAGCTCTAGTGATGACACCTCTGAAGATTTCTCTCCCCCAGTTCCCTTGGATTTCACAGTGTGGTCTGAGGCTCATCAAACCCTGAACTCTGGACTAAACGAGATTTTCTCTCCCAAACAGGAAGATTTGCTTAAGGAAAGCCTTGTAATCCTTGATTTtcaataaatagaaaaatatttctatgttGAGAGTCTTTGCAGAGGCAAACTGGGCTGCAGTGTCTATGGAATCCCCAATGGCTCAGGGGATGGACAGATCTCCCTCTTGTCTTTATCTCAGAGCAAGTGATGGCTGAGGAtcacaataaaaaataaactttacCTCCCTAAAGGCAAGACATTGATCCTCCTCTTCACCTCTCCCAGGCGCTCAGAATCACGGGTCAGTgcaacagcatggctggggaaGGACAAGAGAGATGAAACAGAGAGATGAagctggaaaatggaaagtGCAGGAAGTGAGAATGGCCAAAGGATGGAGAACAGGGAGTTGTCCAATGCATGTTTGGATTCCCAGCTGGTCAGAGCCACACAGGGAGTTCCTGTTCCAGTTTGCAGGGCGCCCTCTGGTCTGTCACtacccctgggtgtcccctcaGCAGAGCGGGGCCCCGAGGCTGGGGAGGGTGGGAGGGGCTCACCTGAGCAAGAACTGGCTCCATCGGATGGGCTGAGCTTTCTGCAGGTGGGTGTAGCCAGGCAGGATCACATCGATTTCTCTGGGAGGGGAAGGACAGagaggtgagcagcagggagggcagggacaggtcTGGAactccctgcacaggacacccagcagctgcacagtcACACAAGCCTAGGACTGTCCTGCCCCCAAAAGGCCAAAGTTATGGAAAACAGGGACTGAGGGAAAGGACTCACATGGCAGCGCGTTCCACCAGGGTCTCAGTGAGCCTCAGGAGGTGCGTGGAGATGATGGAGAGGGAATTCTTCATGAACAGCTTCAGGTCAGTCACAACCTGTGGGGAATTGGCCACAGCCAGGCCAAGCACAACAGGACAGATTTAGTGACCAAATATTGCTCAGCAGAACCCCCTGGCACCATTATcccctcctggttctgtgtgagGGGAAGGGAAATCTTCCTGTGGGATGCATCCCTGGTCACTGATTTGTGAaagctgctgttgctttccATGGACAGAACCAAAATCTGTGACTTTCAGTGGACTAGTCAGATATTGTCACATTTGAAGCAGAGAATTCCCAACCAACACAAGCTGATCATTGTGATCCTGAAAGATGTGCACACCCAGCCAGCAGAGTCGGGGGTCCTGAAGGTTTTCAGAGATTCCAGTGGAATTTTGTGGCCTTTTACCAgcaggatgcagccctgcagatcCCATTCCCCTGGGTGGATGAGTCACTGCAGCATCATTAGTTTAAAGCCATCATTAATTTAAAGGGAATACAGGCTGGAGTGTGTCAGGGATGAGAGAGATGGcataaaaatattcaattaaAGAACTGAGGTGGAGGAATACcaaaggagaaacaaaaagaTTCTGTCCATACCTGATCATTCCTGCTTCTGCCAGTGTGCAGCTTCCCAGCTACGTCTCCAATCAGCTCCTGAGGACAAGAGCAGGGTTTCTGTCAGCATCTCTGTGCTCTGAACAGGACAATGCACAGGAGCACATCTCCCTGCCTGCAAGGGACTCAGCTCCAGGATCCTGTGAGGAACCCTGGGATGTGCTCTGGGGAAGGGCAGCTTTGGGTACTTGTACAGTGCCACAGAAGGGGGCTTGGAGACCttggctgtgccccaggggttcagtgccagcagctctaAAGGGATTtcccagagggacagagggacaaggCCTGAATGTCAGgcagaggatgaggaagaagaggctggaggagccaaaCCTTCAGCCTGCGCTCGTTGGCAGTGTGGATGTCCTCATCAGTCTGGATCACAGCAAACACTCCCTTGGACCATTCCTCAGAGATCTGCAAACAGCACAAACACCACTCAGCCACAGGAGTTATTAAATCCAGGGAGGCTGCTCTCATTCATTCACCTGACAGTTTTTGAAGGAAACAAATACCTTTTCCAGGCCACCCAGGATCTTCTCCAGCTCAGCATTAGACAGGATCCCAGACTTCTCCAAGGCTTTGGCATAAGCCATGCTGCCCTGGATGTCCACCTCAGCCAGCCTCTGGTCATAGCTGATGGAAGCATTGAGCATCTCCATGATGGGATCTGTGCTTCCACTGAATCTTCCACCCCAAAGTTTACTCCCCTGAGAGAGAAAATAGCCAATTAAAGAGGCCTAATGACTCCAGATAAATCCTGTGCAGTAAATAACATCCTGTGGTCCATTTATCTGATACAGagcccctgctcagctccttcaGTGTGACAGCACTGACCAGAAAGTCCTCTGGACTTCAGGACCTCTGGAAGTGGTTGAAGTGCTGGAGAACACATCATTGTCAATGTTATCTACCCCTGAGCTCCGAGGTCTGGCCCAGGAACCCTCCAAGATATTTTACTCTGTTGGGAGTCCTTGAAATTGGTATCAGGGAAAGATGCAAGACCAGCACAGATTTCTGTTTTGAGGCCTTGtaaagggagggaaaaattaAGCAGTCAGTAGGATTAAAGGGAAATTAATATCCTTTAAATCATTTTGGTGCTGTTTAACTAACAGATTCTTCTTTGATTGACAAAGAGCTGTGGGCTCttttttcacagaaacaaaAGTGGAGTTTTCCTATCCAAGCCAGGATTCCTGTGGTGACCTCAGCCCCTGGAATGTGTCACCCACTCCAGCCAGTGCCCAAAGGCTGTGCAGGgttccagctgtgccacagcagggtgtgtggggtgtgtgttGTGTGGGAGCTTCTCCAGCAGTGATTCAGAGCCTGCCTAGCCTCACCTGAGCTGTGTCAGCTCAGAAGATTTTTTCATGCCCAGGTAAGACAACCCAAGCAGTTTTCATTCTGCCAGGCTTGCACTGAAGTGGGTAAGAATTTTACTTGGGCAGAGACAATTTATCCAAGACTTCAAAAGCAACTTTCCAGTGCTACCAGGCACAAAAAGGAATTCAAGGGCACCTGAAGGAAGGGACTAAATACAGCAGCATTGCAGAGTGGATAATTACTAATctacttgatttttttaaacaccacTTGCAAGTTTTTTCTCATGCTGGTCACTATAACTACCATGGACAGCAAGGAGCTGGAAGCTGATCAGTGCCAGGGCTTTACCAGCAAGGGACTGTTGAGTAACCCTAAAGTTTTCCCCGGTGACTGTTtccatgtccctgtgcctgAAAGGACAACAGGAGAGAGCCTGCAGAGGTGAGGTGTAGCCGTGTGTAAAATACAGCTTTGTTAGAAAGCTgagggaaggcagagagggGAATCAGAATTGAAATTGAAGTGTTAGAGCTCTTCAACACTCATTTGGTGCGCCCAGGAGCAAAGTGAATGCTAAATTAGAGGCCATTCCAGAGACTCAGCACTTGACTGGGGATCAGGAGTATCCAGGTATTTAAAGCTTCCTATCAAAGCAGGAAGGGTGTCAGCAGAAACATTGCAATGTACACATTTACAATCCAGAAATCAAAGCTGAAAGGTTCATTTTGGGCATCTCCAGGACTCTTTGGAGCAGTGGCTGTGCAGCCTGGCAATGACAAACACTGCCTGGAACGTGGAGCATCGATGTGGAGAGCAGAAAGAGAACTCGCCAGGATGCCGGGTCACGtctgggcagggaaggaaacTGAAAACGCAGCTTTTGTGCCGAGCAGTGTTTGTTTACACAGGCTGCTGGGAAGTGCCTGAGCCCCAGGCACAAGGATCGGCCTTTGCCTGGAGACAGAGGCAAGAACGCGGCGGCCCCGGGACGGCTCCGCTCGGCTGAGCACCCCCGACACCCCCGGGAAGCAAAGTTCGCTCACCTCGGCTGCTGCCAtcgcggccgggccggggacaCTGCGGGCCGGGGACACTGCGGGCCGGGGACACTGCGGGGCGGCTCCGGGCacggtcccggtcccggtcctgGTCGCAGTCACGACTTCGATACCAGATCCACTCACGGTTCTGATCCCAGCTCCAATCCCGGTCCCCGTCCCAACTCCGGTCCCGATCCCGGTCTTGCTCACAGTCACGATCCCAGTCCCAGCTCCGGTCCCGATCCTGGTCACACTCAGGATCCCAGCTCcggtcccagccccagctccggttccgctcccagctctgccccgaTCTTGATTTCAGCTCCAATCCCTATCCCAGCTCCATTCTCGGTGCCGATCCCAGCTGCAACCCTGTTCCCGATCCCAGCTGGATTCCTGGTCCCGATCCCAGCCCCGGTCCCAGCTGCAGTCCTGGTCCCTGTctcggtcccggtcccggtcccagCTCCGCTCCCGGCGCTCCCGCAGCTGGTCCCGCCCGCCGGGGCGGGGAGTCCCCGggccagccccgctcccggtcCTGCTGTGCAGGGGCACGGTTTGTCCCTGTGCCTCACAGCACACTCAGGAATGGCATCCCCGCTTTCCTGTCCCCTGTCGGGGTTTGCTGGCCTTTAACCAGCCCCTGTGCCGTAAttcagctgggaaggagccTAATCCAGGTCCTCGGGTCCTTGTCTAGAGCAGCAGGACACTGCCGGCGACACCCAGCTGCCTCTGGCGGCCCCACAAggtcctttcccagctgcatttcccGTGTAGTGCCCTCAGTATCCATCCGGAACAAGGCACAGACTGTCTATGTAGCCACCAATTAACTCACTGCTCCccattaattatttctttttcagactTGCAGGCTTGAGGATGCACACACCATCACACTGTCTGCACTGAGAAAAACTCTGAACCGTTTTGTTGCCAGGTTCCTTCTTCTTCTGGAGTCCCtcacttttaatatttttttttcatgttcatCCTTTATGGATGTCCCCACTCCAGCTTGGACAGGAGGTTGCTGAGGGTTTGGAAGGATGGTGAGCACGAGATTTACATCCAGAACTACCCAGCTGATAATCAGCCTGAGTGAATTCCTAGCTCAAGCACCTTCCTGTGGCCTGTAATGAGCAGGGGGTTgaaaccaaaacccaaatcccaaTGAGTCAGAGGAGGGTGATGGTGAAAGTCTGAAGACACCATGGACTGCACTCTGTAATGTCTGTGGAGCTCCACAGGCCCCTCcaatctgaaatatttcacaatTTTAAGAAAAGGGTGCATGGGTGGGGAGTACCAGGAACTGTAAACTACTTAATTAGGTAAGAAACTGAAATGTGGTAGTCTGCtgcttcccctttcctttcatgAGAGACAATGC
This region includes:
- the LOC131566473 gene encoding argininosuccinate lyase-like, translated to MAAAEGSKLWGGRFSGSTDPIMEMLNASISYDQRLAEVDIQGSMAYAKALEKSGILSNAELEKILGGLEKISEEWSKGVFAVIQTDEDIHTANERRLKELIGDVAGKLHTGRSRNDQVVTDLKLFMKNSLSIISTHLLRLTETLVERAAIEIDVILPGYTHLQKAQPIRWSQFLLSHAVALTRDSERLGEVKRRINVLPLGSGALAGNALGIDRQLLCSELDFASISLNSMDAVSERDFVVEFLSAATLLMIHLSKMAEDLIIYSTSEFGFLTLSDAYSTGSSLMPQKKNPDSLELIRSKAGRVFGRLAAILMVLKGLPSTYNKDLQEDKEAVFDVVDTLNAVLQVATGVISTLKINKESMERALSPEMLATDLALYLVRKGMPFRQAHVASGKAVQLAETKGITINKLSLEELQNISPLFGSDVAQVFSVLSSVEQYTAAGGTAKSSVSAQIEQLRELLKRLKEQA